From one Humulus lupulus chromosome 8, drHumLupu1.1, whole genome shotgun sequence genomic stretch:
- the LOC133794295 gene encoding cysteine-rich receptor-like protein kinase 44 isoform X2: MVTTKSLFFSLLCSIVSLASQQATAQYNFCFNETGNYTLDSTYHDNLNHLLATLPSSQNGNGYGFYDLSYGNSSDQVNGIGQCRGDTMPDVCQSCLHESARLLQERCPYQKKAAAWYENCMLHYSNSSLLGVMETYPQLYLYVGVNVSSNIIQEYLKTLRNLLDNLKNRAAAGGSLKKFAVENVTAPRFKTIYGFVQCTPDLDQTNCTNCLEQAFEVYQNCCVGQTGASIFGTSCRFRYEDRLFYNSTTADVPPPSPPGPPPPSLPSTKARTIVIVVASSTAVFAGIIISACVCLKLRRAKKLAQTNHLPNEPVEEMVSEESFQYSFETIKLATDNFSEENKLGQGGFGVVYRGRFSNGQDIAVKKLSRGSYQGGLEFKNEVMLVAKLQHRNLVRLLGFSLEGSERLLVYEFVQNGSLDHFIFDERKRANLDWDSRYKIIGGVARGLLYLHEDSRLRIIHRDLKASNILLDDEMHPKISDFGTARLFDVDQTQESTSRVVGTYGYMAPEYVMHGQFSVKSDVFSFGVLLLEIISGKKINYFQQEDDVKHLLSYTWKHWREGNATNIVDPLMKVGSASEIMTCIHIGLLCVQENLVDRPTMNTVLLMLNSSSVSFPLPSKPAFFMYNNMGSDMALPSQFNSRINHSKSVSVNETSISELSAR, from the exons ATGGTGACGACGAAATCACTATTTTTCTCCCTCCTTTGTTCAATCGTCTCTCTCGCTTCCCAGCAAGCCACAGCCCAATACAACTTTTGCTTTAACGAAACAGGTAACTACACCCTTGACAGTACCTACCATGATAACCTAAATCACCTCCTCGCAACTCTTCCCAGCTCTCAAAACGGCAACGGTTACGGCTTTTACGATCTCTCTTACGGCAACTCATCCGATCAAGTCAACGGAATCGGACAGTGCCGCGGAGACACCATGCCCGACGTCTGCCAGAGCTGTCTTCATGAGTCTGCTCGCCTTCTCCAAGAGCGCTGCCCCTATCAGAAGAAGGCAGCCGCTTGGTACGAAAATTGTATGTTGCACTACTCTAACAGCTCCTTGCTTGGCGTCATGGAGACTTATCCCCAACTTTATTTGTATGTCGGCGTAAACGTGTCATCCAATATTATTCAGGAATATCTAAAAACACTTAGGAACTTGTTAGATAACCTGAAAAATCGAGCTGCGGCTGGTGGTTCTCTTAAAAAATTTGCTGTAGAAAATGTAACTGCTCCACGGTTTAAAACCATATATGGATTTGTCCAGTGCACACCTGACTTGGATCAAACCAACTGCACCAATTGTTTGGAACAAGCATTTGAGGTTTATCAGAATTGTTGTGTTGGGCAAACAGGGGCATCAATCTTCGGCACCAGTTGTAGATTTAGGTATGAGGATAGGCTCTTCTATAATTCTACGACCGCTGATGTTCCACCACCATCCCCGCCTGGACCACCCCCGCCGTCACTGCCATCGACAAAAG CCAGGACAATCGTTATTGTTGTTGCGTCTAGCACTGCTGTGTTTGCGGGGATAATCATCTCCGCTTGTGTGTGTTTAAAACTGAGGAGGGCAAAGAAATTGGCTCAAA CTAATCACCTCCCAAATGAACCCGTGGAAGAAATGGTAAGTGAGGAATCATTTCAATACAGTTTTGAGACTATCAAACTTGCTACGGATAATTTCTCCGAGGAAAATAAACTTGGACAAGGTGGATTTGGTGTTGTTTACAGG GGAAGATTTTCTAATGGACAAGACATAGCTGTGAAAAAATTGTCTAGAGGATCATACCAAGGTGGTCTCGAATTCAAGAATGAAGTCATGTTAGTTGCCAAGCTTCAACACCGCAATCTTGTTAGGCTTCTTGGTTTCAGCTTGGAAGGAAGTGAAAGGCTTCTTGTCTATGAGTTTGTCCAAAATGGAAGCCTAGATCATTTCATATTTG ATGAAAGGAAGCGTGCGAATTTGGATTGGGATAGTCGTTACAAAATAATAGGAGGTGTGGCTCGAGGACTCCTTTACCTTCATGAAGATTCTCGTTTGAGAATTATCCATCGAGATCTCAAAGCTAGTAACATCCTTTTAGATGATGAAATGCATCCTAAAATATCAGATTTTGGAACCGCAAGACTTTTTGATGTTGATCAAACTCAAGAAAGCACCAGTCGAGTGGTGGGAACATA TGGATATATGGCCCCAGAATATGTCATGCATGGACAATTTTCTGTCAAATCTGATGTATTTAGTTTTGGTGTATTACTTTTAGAAATAATAAGTGgaaagaaaataaattatttccAACAAGAAGATGATGTGAAACACCTTTTAAGCTAT ACATGGAAACATTGGAGGGAAGGAAATGCTACAAATATAGTAGATCCATTGATGAAAGTTGGGTCAGCAAGTGAAATAATGACATGTATTCACATAGGACTATTATGTGTCCAGGAAAATTTAGTTGACAGACCAACCATGAATACTGTTCTTCTCATGTTAAATAGTAGTTCTGTATCTTTCCCATTACCCTCAAAGCCAGCTTTCTTTATGTATAACAACATGGGATCAGATATGGCATTACCATCACAATTCAATTCAAGAATAAATCACTCTAAGAGTGTGTCTGTAAATGAAACATCAATCAGTGAACTTTCCGCTCGCTAG
- the LOC133794295 gene encoding cysteine-rich receptor-like protein kinase 44 isoform X3, whose product MVTTKSLFFSLLCSIVSLASQQATAQYNFCFNETGNYTLDSTYHDNLNHLLATLPSSQNGNGYGFYDLSYGNSSDQVNGIGQCRGDTMPDVCQSCLHESARLLQERCPYQKKAAAWYENCMLHYSNSSLLGVMETYPQLYLYVGVNVSSNIIQEYLKTLRNLLDNLKNRAAAGGSLKKFAVENVTAPRFKTIYGFVQCTPDLDQTNCTNCLEQAFEVYQNCCVGQTGASIFGTSCRFRYEDRLFYNSTTADVPPPSPPGPPPPSLPSTKANHLPNEPVEEMVSEESFQYSFETIKLATDNFSEENKLGQGGFGVVYRGRFSNGQDIAVKKLSRGSYQGGLEFKNEVMLVAKLQHRNLVRLLGFSLEGSERLLVYEFVQNGSLDHFIFDERKRANLDWDSRYKIIGGVARGLLYLHEDSRLRIIHRDLKASNILLDDEMHPKISDFGTARLFDVDQTQESTSRVVGTYGYMAPEYVMHGQFSVKSDVFSFGVLLLEIISGKKINYFQQEDDVKHLLSYTWKHWREGNATNIVDPLMKVGSASEIMTCIHIGLLCVQENLVDRPTMNTVLLMLNSSSVSFPLPSKPAFFMYNNMGSDMALPSQFNSRINHSKSVSVNETSISELSAR is encoded by the exons ATGGTGACGACGAAATCACTATTTTTCTCCCTCCTTTGTTCAATCGTCTCTCTCGCTTCCCAGCAAGCCACAGCCCAATACAACTTTTGCTTTAACGAAACAGGTAACTACACCCTTGACAGTACCTACCATGATAACCTAAATCACCTCCTCGCAACTCTTCCCAGCTCTCAAAACGGCAACGGTTACGGCTTTTACGATCTCTCTTACGGCAACTCATCCGATCAAGTCAACGGAATCGGACAGTGCCGCGGAGACACCATGCCCGACGTCTGCCAGAGCTGTCTTCATGAGTCTGCTCGCCTTCTCCAAGAGCGCTGCCCCTATCAGAAGAAGGCAGCCGCTTGGTACGAAAATTGTATGTTGCACTACTCTAACAGCTCCTTGCTTGGCGTCATGGAGACTTATCCCCAACTTTATTTGTATGTCGGCGTAAACGTGTCATCCAATATTATTCAGGAATATCTAAAAACACTTAGGAACTTGTTAGATAACCTGAAAAATCGAGCTGCGGCTGGTGGTTCTCTTAAAAAATTTGCTGTAGAAAATGTAACTGCTCCACGGTTTAAAACCATATATGGATTTGTCCAGTGCACACCTGACTTGGATCAAACCAACTGCACCAATTGTTTGGAACAAGCATTTGAGGTTTATCAGAATTGTTGTGTTGGGCAAACAGGGGCATCAATCTTCGGCACCAGTTGTAGATTTAGGTATGAGGATAGGCTCTTCTATAATTCTACGACCGCTGATGTTCCACCACCATCCCCGCCTGGACCACCCCCGCCGTCACTGCCATCGACAAAAG CTAATCACCTCCCAAATGAACCCGTGGAAGAAATGGTAAGTGAGGAATCATTTCAATACAGTTTTGAGACTATCAAACTTGCTACGGATAATTTCTCCGAGGAAAATAAACTTGGACAAGGTGGATTTGGTGTTGTTTACAGG GGAAGATTTTCTAATGGACAAGACATAGCTGTGAAAAAATTGTCTAGAGGATCATACCAAGGTGGTCTCGAATTCAAGAATGAAGTCATGTTAGTTGCCAAGCTTCAACACCGCAATCTTGTTAGGCTTCTTGGTTTCAGCTTGGAAGGAAGTGAAAGGCTTCTTGTCTATGAGTTTGTCCAAAATGGAAGCCTAGATCATTTCATATTTG ATGAAAGGAAGCGTGCGAATTTGGATTGGGATAGTCGTTACAAAATAATAGGAGGTGTGGCTCGAGGACTCCTTTACCTTCATGAAGATTCTCGTTTGAGAATTATCCATCGAGATCTCAAAGCTAGTAACATCCTTTTAGATGATGAAATGCATCCTAAAATATCAGATTTTGGAACCGCAAGACTTTTTGATGTTGATCAAACTCAAGAAAGCACCAGTCGAGTGGTGGGAACATA TGGATATATGGCCCCAGAATATGTCATGCATGGACAATTTTCTGTCAAATCTGATGTATTTAGTTTTGGTGTATTACTTTTAGAAATAATAAGTGgaaagaaaataaattatttccAACAAGAAGATGATGTGAAACACCTTTTAAGCTAT ACATGGAAACATTGGAGGGAAGGAAATGCTACAAATATAGTAGATCCATTGATGAAAGTTGGGTCAGCAAGTGAAATAATGACATGTATTCACATAGGACTATTATGTGTCCAGGAAAATTTAGTTGACAGACCAACCATGAATACTGTTCTTCTCATGTTAAATAGTAGTTCTGTATCTTTCCCATTACCCTCAAAGCCAGCTTTCTTTATGTATAACAACATGGGATCAGATATGGCATTACCATCACAATTCAATTCAAGAATAAATCACTCTAAGAGTGTGTCTGTAAATGAAACATCAATCAGTGAACTTTCCGCTCGCTAG
- the LOC133794295 gene encoding cysteine-rich receptor-like protein kinase 26 isoform X1 — MVTTKSLFFSLLCSIVSLASQQATAQYNFCFNETGNYTLDSTYHDNLNHLLATLPSSQNGNGYGFYDLSYGNSSDQVNGIGQCRGDTMPDVCQSCLHESARLLQERCPYQKKAAAWYENCMLHYSNSSLLGVMETYPQLYLYVGVNVSSNIIQEYLKTLRNLLDNLKNRAAAGGSLKKFAVENVTAPRFKTIYGFVQCTPDLDQTNCTNCLEQAFEVYQNCCVGQTGASIFGTSCRFRYEDRLFYNSTTADVPPPSPPGPPPPSLPSTKAHASSTSARTIVIVVASSTAVFAGIIISACVCLKLRRAKKLAQTNHLPNEPVEEMVSEESFQYSFETIKLATDNFSEENKLGQGGFGVVYRGRFSNGQDIAVKKLSRGSYQGGLEFKNEVMLVAKLQHRNLVRLLGFSLEGSERLLVYEFVQNGSLDHFIFDERKRANLDWDSRYKIIGGVARGLLYLHEDSRLRIIHRDLKASNILLDDEMHPKISDFGTARLFDVDQTQESTSRVVGTYGYMAPEYVMHGQFSVKSDVFSFGVLLLEIISGKKINYFQQEDDVKHLLSYTWKHWREGNATNIVDPLMKVGSASEIMTCIHIGLLCVQENLVDRPTMNTVLLMLNSSSVSFPLPSKPAFFMYNNMGSDMALPSQFNSRINHSKSVSVNETSISELSAR, encoded by the exons ATGGTGACGACGAAATCACTATTTTTCTCCCTCCTTTGTTCAATCGTCTCTCTCGCTTCCCAGCAAGCCACAGCCCAATACAACTTTTGCTTTAACGAAACAGGTAACTACACCCTTGACAGTACCTACCATGATAACCTAAATCACCTCCTCGCAACTCTTCCCAGCTCTCAAAACGGCAACGGTTACGGCTTTTACGATCTCTCTTACGGCAACTCATCCGATCAAGTCAACGGAATCGGACAGTGCCGCGGAGACACCATGCCCGACGTCTGCCAGAGCTGTCTTCATGAGTCTGCTCGCCTTCTCCAAGAGCGCTGCCCCTATCAGAAGAAGGCAGCCGCTTGGTACGAAAATTGTATGTTGCACTACTCTAACAGCTCCTTGCTTGGCGTCATGGAGACTTATCCCCAACTTTATTTGTATGTCGGCGTAAACGTGTCATCCAATATTATTCAGGAATATCTAAAAACACTTAGGAACTTGTTAGATAACCTGAAAAATCGAGCTGCGGCTGGTGGTTCTCTTAAAAAATTTGCTGTAGAAAATGTAACTGCTCCACGGTTTAAAACCATATATGGATTTGTCCAGTGCACACCTGACTTGGATCAAACCAACTGCACCAATTGTTTGGAACAAGCATTTGAGGTTTATCAGAATTGTTGTGTTGGGCAAACAGGGGCATCAATCTTCGGCACCAGTTGTAGATTTAGGTATGAGGATAGGCTCTTCTATAATTCTACGACCGCTGATGTTCCACCACCATCCCCGCCTGGACCACCCCCGCCGTCACTGCCATCGACAAAAG CTCATGCGTCATCAACATCAGCCAGGACAATCGTTATTGTTGTTGCGTCTAGCACTGCTGTGTTTGCGGGGATAATCATCTCCGCTTGTGTGTGTTTAAAACTGAGGAGGGCAAAGAAATTGGCTCAAA CTAATCACCTCCCAAATGAACCCGTGGAAGAAATGGTAAGTGAGGAATCATTTCAATACAGTTTTGAGACTATCAAACTTGCTACGGATAATTTCTCCGAGGAAAATAAACTTGGACAAGGTGGATTTGGTGTTGTTTACAGG GGAAGATTTTCTAATGGACAAGACATAGCTGTGAAAAAATTGTCTAGAGGATCATACCAAGGTGGTCTCGAATTCAAGAATGAAGTCATGTTAGTTGCCAAGCTTCAACACCGCAATCTTGTTAGGCTTCTTGGTTTCAGCTTGGAAGGAAGTGAAAGGCTTCTTGTCTATGAGTTTGTCCAAAATGGAAGCCTAGATCATTTCATATTTG ATGAAAGGAAGCGTGCGAATTTGGATTGGGATAGTCGTTACAAAATAATAGGAGGTGTGGCTCGAGGACTCCTTTACCTTCATGAAGATTCTCGTTTGAGAATTATCCATCGAGATCTCAAAGCTAGTAACATCCTTTTAGATGATGAAATGCATCCTAAAATATCAGATTTTGGAACCGCAAGACTTTTTGATGTTGATCAAACTCAAGAAAGCACCAGTCGAGTGGTGGGAACATA TGGATATATGGCCCCAGAATATGTCATGCATGGACAATTTTCTGTCAAATCTGATGTATTTAGTTTTGGTGTATTACTTTTAGAAATAATAAGTGgaaagaaaataaattatttccAACAAGAAGATGATGTGAAACACCTTTTAAGCTAT ACATGGAAACATTGGAGGGAAGGAAATGCTACAAATATAGTAGATCCATTGATGAAAGTTGGGTCAGCAAGTGAAATAATGACATGTATTCACATAGGACTATTATGTGTCCAGGAAAATTTAGTTGACAGACCAACCATGAATACTGTTCTTCTCATGTTAAATAGTAGTTCTGTATCTTTCCCATTACCCTCAAAGCCAGCTTTCTTTATGTATAACAACATGGGATCAGATATGGCATTACCATCACAATTCAATTCAAGAATAAATCACTCTAAGAGTGTGTCTGTAAATGAAACATCAATCAGTGAACTTTCCGCTCGCTAG